A section of the Chlorocebus sabaeus isolate Y175 chromosome 13, mChlSab1.0.hap1, whole genome shotgun sequence genome encodes:
- the GJB7 gene encoding gap junction beta-7 protein, translated as MSWMFLRDLLSGVNKYSTGIGRIWLAVMFAFRLLVYMVAAEHVWKDEQKEFECNSRQPGCENVCFDDFFPISQVRLWALQLIMVSTPSLLVVLHVAYRESREKRHRKKLYVSLGTMDGGLWYTYLISLIVKTGFEIGFLVLFYKLYDGFSVPYLIKCDLKPCPNTVDCFISRPTEKTIFILFLVITSCLCIVLNFIELSFLVLKCFIKCCLQKYSKKPNSSVCECHSLRHVECGRRGTLLQNHHSHLAINILPPPEAKLLGDTQEGYTKKTCIPPQQGLS; from the coding sequence ATGAGTTGGATGTTCCTCAGAGATCTCCTGAGTGGAGTAAATAAATACTCCACTGGGATTGGACGGATTTGGCTGGCTGTCATGTTTGCCTTCCGTTTGCTGGTCTACATGGTGGCAGCAGAGCATGTGTGGAAAGATGAGCAGAAAGAGTTTGAGTGCAACAGTAGACAGCCCGGTTGTGAAAATGTGTGTTTTGATGACTTCTTCCCCATTTCCCAAGTCAGACTTTGGGCCTTACAACTGATCATGGTCTCCACACCTTCGCTTCTGGTGGTTTTACATGTAGCCTATCGTGAGAGTAGAGAGAAAAGGCACAGAAAGAAACTCTATGTCAGCCTAGGTACAATGGATGGTGGTCTATGGTACACTTATCTTATCAGCCTCAttgttaaaaccggttttgaaattGGCTTCCTTGTTCTATTTTATAAGCTATATGATGGCTTTAGTGTTCCCTACCTTATAAAGTGTGATTTGAAGCCTTGTCCCAACACTGTGGACTGCTTCATCTCTAGACCCACTGAGAAGACGATCTTCATCCTCTTCTTGGTCATCACCTCATGCTTGTGTATTGTGTTGAATTTCATTGAACTGAGTTTTCTGGTTCTCAAGTGCTTTATTAAGTGCTGTctccaaaaatattcaaaaaaaccCAATTCCTCAGTGTGTGAGTGCCACAGCCTCAGACATGTTGAATGTGGTAGGAGAGGGACCCTACTCCAGAATCATCATTCACACTTGGCCATAAACATACTCCCACCACCTGAAGCAAAGCTACTTGGTGACACACAAGAGGGTTACACAAAGAAAACCTGCATCCCTCCTCAGCAAGGCCTAAGCTGA